CGCAGGTTCTGGATCGCGCGACCGTGTAACTGGCACGCGCGCGCCTCGCTGACGCCCATCTTCGCCCCCGTCTCGCGCAGCGTGAGCTCATCGCCGTAGTAGCGCGCGATGACCTCACGCTGGCGAGCCGGTAGCCTCCCCAGCGCGTCCTGAACT
The sequence above is drawn from the Candidatus Limnocylindria bacterium genome and encodes:
- a CDS encoding sigma-70 family RNA polymerase sigma factor translates to VQDALGRLPARQREVIARYYGDELTLRETGAKMGVSEARACQLHGRAIQNLRRELSVHVAAAPARVQQQVAA